The sequence GCTGGCAATTACATTGTTGTATTTATTATCGAGATAAGTATTTCGCTCGAAACATTCTTTCACTTTATCAGCATAGAAATTAGCTTTAAGGTCATTTTTCGAAGCCAATTCTTTATTTTTTGCCACTGCATAATACATTTCGTACAAATTACTACACGCATCAATCGGATAAAGAACCAACTGATAATACGCATCCTGATATTCTGCAGGAATCTGCTCTTTCAAACGTAATGCATCTACTGCCAAAGCTCTGTAATCATTCAAACCGTTTCAAATTCATTATAATTTTGAAGACTGAATGTTTTGCTGTCAAGTGTTTCAGGTGTTACTCTGCGGTTGTATTTAGCATAAAGATTAATCATTCTGGCAATTTCCTTTGAATGTTTTTCGCCAAATTGCTGAGCAGACCATTTCTCGGTATATTCTAAAAGATTTTTAGAATTAAATTGTTTCGGATTCCACGCCATTTCTAAGAAAAAACTGATTGGAAATTCCATCGGTTTTAAATCACCAACATTTACAACCCAAACTTTATCTACACCGTGTTCATAGGAAAGATTCATCTGCTCCCAAACCCGTTGTATCGGACTAATATTAATCCATTTTGAATTTCTCGGCCCGCCTACATAGTCGAAATGGTAATACATCCCGTAACCGCCTTTGTGTAAGGGTTTCGAAAGGTCTGGAAGCTTTCTCACGTTGCCCCAGTTGTCATCACAAAACAGCAGAATCACATCATCCGGAACTCTCATTCCTTTATCATAATAATCCTGAACTTCTTTATACAACGCCCAAACCTGAGGCGTTTTATTAGGATTTTTACCTGTCACATTTTGTATGATTTTACGCTGGTCTTTTACGATGTTCTCCAATAAGGAAATATTAATTCCCTCTCCCATTGCTTCATCGCCATCACCACGCATTCCGACAGTGACTAATTTTTCCCAGTTTTTGCTTCTAACGATTCCAGCTTTCCAGAATTCCTGCAACACTTTAGCATTTTTTGAGTAATCCCAAACGTTCGGAAGATTATTTTTTTTGATGTATCTGTGCCAGTCGGCTTGTGCCTGTGCCATTGGTTCGTG comes from Chryseobacterium sp. 3008163 and encodes:
- a CDS encoding glycosyl hydrolase 115 family protein encodes the protein MNQIKILFLVAFFGFCLQISATEPFIITEKNPENIVLKEKSVNLSIYTNSGIDNGILRAVKNLQTDFQKVTGEQPNILNQISGMNAPLIIIGTVGTQSIIDDLIRQKKIDGKALTGKREKYIIQNISNPFPGVSEAIVIAGSDKRGTIYGIYEVSQQIGVSPWHYWADVPVEKKENLYFKKGIYTDGEPAVEYRGIFLNDEEPSLGGWARATFGGINSKFYEKVFELLLRSKANYLWPAMWGKAFYDDDALSGPLANEMGIIMGTSHHEPMAQAQADWHRYIKKNNLPNVWDYSKNAKVLQEFWKAGIVRSKNWEKLVTVGMRGDGDEAMGEGINISLLENIVKDQRKIIQNVTGKNPNKTPQVWALYKEVQDYYDKGMRVPDDVILLFCDDNWGNVRKLPDLSKPLHKGGYGMYYHFDYVGGPRNSKWINISPIQRVWEQMNLSYEHGVDKVWVVNVGDLKPMEFPISFFLEMAWNPKQFNSKNLLEYTEKWSAQQFGEKHSKEIARMINLYAKYNRRVTPETLDSKTFSLQNYNEFETV